GTGGCTGCTCTTCGTATCTTGGTTGTCGGGGGCGTGAGTCCCACAACTAGTGGCTCGGCGCTGCTCCCGCGGCGCAACCCACGTTTGCTCCGGAGAGCAGACACCCCTTCCACCTTCAACGAAAGCCATACTGTCTAGGCAGCATGAGCGCTTTTCAGCTTTCCATACCCACAGGCAGACTCCGACGTGGACTCTTGCTGGCTGCTGCAGCTTGTGCCGGGCTTGCTCTCACTTGGATACCCTTTGCCATCTACGATATTTCGTGCCGACGCGTTCCCGAGAGTTCTTTGGCACGCCTTGACTGGCCACTCTCCACTCTTGTTCCGCTGCTGCTCATTTTCCTGTTTGCAGATTTGCTTGCAGAGTTTAGGCGGATCACATTGCCAGCCAATCGTCCTTGGACGGACCGTCACCACTTCACCTTTGTTAGCGTCGTCTGTCTTGTTCTAGTATTTGTATTACCGGTTTTTTACATGGTCGCGGTTTTCACTATGATTGAGCCTGGAAACTCAGGCGGTTAAGACATGAAATTGCCGCCTCGTAAGAAACTAGGCGTGTAAGTTCATGTGGTGGTGATGAGTTTGAAGCCGAGGGCGGTGGCGGATTGGTGGAGGCGTTGGATCTTCTTGAGCTTTAGTTTTTCTTCCGCGTGTTGCCACACGGTCGGGTCGTAAGGGGTGCGGTGTTTGATCAGCTGCCAGAGGATGCGGGCGAGGTGGACTCGCTCGCCGTCGCTCGCTCGGCCCGGCGGGCCTGCTCCCTCCGGCCGCATTCCTTTCGCGGGTCGTCCGCTCAAGTGTGCGCCATCGCCGTGATGGCCTTCGGACTGCCCAGCCGCGCCTGCCAGCGGTGGCAGCCGGTATGGGGCGGGATTGGCGCTGGACGGACGGAGCCTGGCGGAGTAGATAGGTCTGCATGGTGTCCGCTGTTCGTAGCTGCGTTGTCGGGGGCGTGCGTCCCACAACGGGTGGCTCGGCGCCGCTCCCGCGGCGCAACCCACGTTTACACCGGAGAGCAGACACCGCTTTCACCTTCATCGAAAGCCATACTGGCTAGGCATCGTGAGCGTATATGGATTCGATTGATTTCACATTTTTAGCTGGCACCGCAGCATTTGATGTAGTGTGCATAGTCGCGATTCGACGACATTGGGATGAGAGATTTGTTGCGCGGCGGCGAGATTCTGAGATTACTTGGTTTTGGTTGTCGGTTTTTGGCATTGAGCGCAGTGACCGGAATTGTCTTCGGTTGGTTCGCGGGAGTCGGATCGCAAGCGCCATCTGCATGACATTGGGCTGCGCGTTGAGTATTTGGTTAAGACACAAGCGATGACAACGTGGCCTAACACAAAATCTGAGGGGAACCGTCAAACGATTTTCTAGTTGGATTTTTCATAAGTGAGTTTGAGGAGATCGGGATTTTTGAGGGCGAGGCGTTGGAGGTAGCGGGCTTCATCGTAGGGGGTGCGATCCTGCCAGCATTTCCAAAGGATCCTGATCCATTTGAACGCGAGGGAACGGAGAATGGCGTGATGTTGTTTGCCGCGGGCTTTTTGGCGCGCGTAAAACGCGCCCGCCCAGATGGAGTGGTAGATGGATTGATTGGCCCATTCGACCAGCGACTGCCGCAGGAAGCGTGGCGCGCTCCAGCGCCAGTGAACCCATTTGCGCTGGCCGCTTTTCTCGGTGACGGGCGCAATGCCGCTGTATTTCAGGAAATTGTCGGCTTGCGGGTAACGGTCGCGCTGGGTGCCAAAGGCGGCGAGCAAGCGCGGCGCCAGCACCGGTGACGGCTCAACCAACCAGTGTGGGGTTGCGTGAACTGCCCGTGGTTCAGCCGGCGGCAATGCGGGCCACGATGCGGGCCGCCGCGACGAACCCGAACGTGCCGGTCACAAACGTGGCGCTGCCCAGGCCGCCCCGGCAATCGAGCTTGAGTTCGCCGCCCGCCTCGCGCGTCGCGCAGACGGTGCCGTCCTGGTGCGGGAACAGCGGCGGTTCCGGCGAATAGACGCACTCCACCCCGAATTTCTTTTCGCCGCGCGGAAAGCCGTGGTCGGTCCGCAGCCGTTTGCGGAGGGATTGCAGCAGGCGGTCGTGCGTGGCGCGGGACAGGTCGGCCACCCGCACCTGTGTCGGATCCCGGCGCCCGCCCGCGCCGCCCGAGGTGATGACGGGCAGGTTCAAATCCCGGCACAGCGAAACGCACAGCGCCTTTTCCCGGACGGCATCGATGGCGTCCAGCACGTAATCGAAGCGCGTGGCCAGAATTTGGGCCGCATTGCCCGCCACGAAAAAGGCGCGCTGCGCCTGCACCTGGCAGTCGGGATTGATGGCCTGCACGCGCGCCGCCATGGTTTCGACCTTCGGTTTGTGGATCTCGCCGTCGAGCGCGTGGATCTGCCGGTTCACATTGCTCACGCAGATGTCGTCCATGTCCACCAGCGTGAGGGCGCCGAGGCCGGAGCGCGCGAGCGCCTCGACGGCCCAGGAGCCGACGCCGCCGATGCCGATGACGCACACATGGGCCGCGCGCAGCCGCTCCAGTCCGTCCTGGGAATAGAGCCGCCGGATGCCGCCGAATCTGACGCCGTAACGATGCATGCGCGGCGAAATTACTAACGGCTTCAACGGCGTTTGCCAAGCGAACGGCAATTCCCGGCCAGCCGCCGGACGCGCCGCCCAAGAAATTCACTCGCCAGCAACGCGGAAGACTTCACACTGGCGGCTCCAGAAATGAGCGACCCGAAGCTGACCCGTTATGCCCGGTTGTCCATCGTCGCCGCCGTGCTCAACATCGTGCTGAAAACGGCGGCGTGGTGGATCACCGGTTCGGTTGGACTGTTGTCCGACGCGGCCGAGTCCGGCGTGAACCTGATCGGCGCCATCATGGCGCTGGCCATGCTGACGGTTGCGGCCCGGCCGGCCGATGACGAACACACCTACGGCCATGACAAGGCGGAATATTTTTCGAGCGGCCTCGAGGGCGGATTGATTTTGATTGCGGCGCTCGGCATCGGCGTGGCGGCCATTCCCCGGCTCATCGCGCCCAAAGCGCTGGAGCAAATCGGCGTGGGCCTGGTCGTTTCCGTCGTGGCCTCGATCCTCAATCTCGTCGTCGCCCTGGTGCTGCTGCGCGCCGGCCGGCGCAGCCATTCCATCACGCTCGAGGCGAACGCCCATCATCTGTTGACGGACGTGTGGACTTCCGTGGGCGTCATCGTGGGCGTGGGCGCGGTGGCGTTCACCGGCTGGAACTGGCTGGATCCCGTGGTCGCCCTCGTCGTCGCGGCAAACATCGTGGTGGCCGGCGTCAAGATCGTGCGGCGCTCGGTGTTCGGGTTGATGGACACGGCGCTGCCCGCGGACGACCAGCAGGCCATCCAAAAAGTGCTGGAGCAGCACACGCGGGATCACATTCAGTTCCACGCCCTGCGCACCCGCCAGTCCGGGGCGCGCCGCTTCATCGAACTGCACGTGCTCGTGCCGGGCGACTGGACGGTGCAACGCGGCCACGACCTGCTGGAGCAAATCGAGGACGAAATCCGCGCCGTGGTGCCCAACGCCACGGTGCTGACCCACCTGGAAGCGATTGACGACCCGGCGTCCTGGCGCGACCTCGGCCTGGAACGCGCCCCCACAGTTGACGGACCCGCCCAGCCGGACCAACGTTGAGGCAGACCCAACGGTCAGCAATGGAGTGAACATGGTCGGCACCCATCCGGCATCCCGTCTGACAGAACCAGAACGTGCGTTTCTGCTGGAGCTCGCCCGCCGGACGCTGCAGGAGCAATGTGTCAGCGGGCGTTCACCGGACGTGGACCCGACCGCCGTTGCCTTGTCGTTGCGTCAGCCGCGCGCGTGCTTTGTCACGCTCCTGAAGCACGGCGAACTGCGCGGCTGCGTTGGCAACCTTCAGCCGCGGGAGCCGCTCTACCTCGCCGTGATGCACAACGCCGCCGGGGCCGCCTTCCGCGACAATCGTTTCGCACCGGTCAGCCTGGAGGAGATTCAAGCCCTGCACATCGAGATCAGCATTTTGGGCGAGCCTGTGAAGGCAACCTTGCGTTCGCCGGAAGATTTGCTGGGACAACTGCGGCCGGGAGTGGATGGGGTGATTCTGAAGGTGCGGGGCCGCACCGCGACTTTTTTGCCGCAGGTCTGGGAGAAAGTGTCAGGGCCGGTGGAATTCATGGAGGCCCTGGCGCACAAGGCCATGCTGCCGGGCTCCGCCTGGCGCGATCCAACCGCCGTGGTCATGACCTATCAGGTCGAGCATTTTGAGGAACCGGCACCGGCGGCGGGCCTCAATTGACGACCAGCATGGCAAAGCCCACGAGGGCCGCAACGACCAGACAGGCGAAGACCGTCTCCGCCACACCCAGCCGGCTCTCGCCACTGTGGTGCAGGGCGCTCAGGCGGGTATTCACAAAGGAACCACTCTTCGGACCGGCAATGAAGGTGACGTTTTTCATGCCTTTCATTTAGCATCGGCCGGGCCAAGCCGATTGCGCCTGACCGTCCGCTTCGCCCAGCCGCCGCCCGCGTGAATTCGCCGCCGGACTGTCCCAGTTCCACGCGTGGCCGCTTGTTTACTGGACACCGGCCTGCCCCAACGTGTATGCACCCCGGCTTCAATGGGTCATGAACAAATCCGCCCGCAGCGCATCCAATCGAGCATGAATCGAGCATCCTTCCCCCGCCATCCCCTCCGCTGGTCCCCCGCTCTCGCCCTGGCCGGCATCCTTTTCAGTCTGGCCAGCGTGGTTCCAACCCAGGCCGCCATCGACGCGCGCATGCTGCGTTATCCCGATGTTTCGGCGACGCAAATTGCGTTTGCCTATGCCGGCGACATCTGGGTCGCGCCCAAGAATGGCGGCAACGCGGTCCGGCTCAGCTCGCCGCGCGGCGAGGAATCGTTTCCCAAGTTTTCACCCGACGGCCGCACCCTCGCGTTCAGCGCGAATTACGACGGCAACCTCGACATCTACACCCTGCCGGTGGACGGCGGCGTGCCGCAGCGCCTCACCTATCACGGGGCCAGCGACCGCGTGGTCGGCTGGTATCCCGGCGGGAAATCCATCTTGTTCGCCAGCGACCGGGCCAGCGAACGCAACCGCTACAACAAACTGTTCCAGGTGAGCGCCACCGGCGGTTTGCCGGAACAACTGCCGCTGCCTTACGGCGAATTCGGCGCGATTTCGCCGGACGGTCAGCGGCTGGCCTACACGCCCATCAGCGTGGATTTCCGGACGTGGAAACGTTACCGCGGCGGCATGAACCCGGACATCTGGTTGTTCGATCTCCAGACCCGGGCCGCCAAACGCCTGACGGACGATCCGGGCAACGACAGCGTCCCGATGTGGCACGACCAGACGCTGTATTTCCTCTCCGACCGGGATGCCCATCAGCGCAACAACATCTGGGCGCTCGACACCCGCACCGGCAAAACCCGCCAGATCACGTTCTTCACCGATTACGACGTCGAGTTTCCCAGCATCGGGCCCAAGGACATCGTGTTCACCAAGGGCGATCAACTCTGGCTCCTCGACCTGGCCACCGCCAAGGCGCATCCGGTGGACATCACCGTGGTCACGGACGAGGCGACCTTGAAACCGCGGCAGGAAAACGTGGCGGGCTACATTCACAGCGCCGCGATTTCCCCCAACGGCAAACGCATCGTGGTGGAAGCACGCGGCGACCTTTTTACCGCGCCCAAGGAACATGGCGTGGTGCTCAACCTGACGCGCAGCAGCGGCGTCGCCGAACGCTGGCCCGCGTGGTCGCCCGACGGCCGGCAAATCGCCTACTTCACCGACCGCACGGGTGAATACCAGCTCGCGTTGCGCCCTGCGGACGGTTCCGGCGAGGAAACCATCGTCACGCAGCTCGCGCCGGGCTTTTACTACCGCCCGCAATGGTCGCCGGACAGCAAGCAGATCGCGTTCGTGGATGTCACGATGCGGCTGTCGCTTTACAACGTGGAAACCAAGCAAGTCACGAGCATCGACCGGATGCTGTGGCTTTACGAAGGCGAACTGGAGCAGTTCACTGTGAGCTGGTCCGCGGACAGCCGCTGGCTGGCTTATGCGGGCGAACTGGAGAACGGCCACAACGCCATCGTCATTTACGACACGCAGGAGGCCAAACGACACCAGGTCACGAGCGGGTTCTACGACGATTCCCTGCCGGTCTTCGACCCGGAGGGCAAATACCTCTTCTTCCGTTCGGGCCGCACGTTTGACCCGCTTTACAGCAATCTTGATGACACGTGGATTTATCCCAACACGGGCAACCTGATGGCCGTGCCGCTGCGCCGCGACGTGCCCTCGCCGCTCGCGCCCCGCAACGACGAGGAGGAGAAACAGCCGGACGACACCAAAAAGGACGAAGCCAAAAAGCCGGACGCAAAGCCCGCCAGCGCCCCGGCCGCCGCAGCGGAGACCAAAAAGGCCGAGGCACCCAAGGAACCGCCGAAGGCCGGGGCCGACCAGGACAAGCCGGCGAATTCGATGTCGATTGACTTCACCGATTTCGAGCGCCGCGCCGTCCAACTGCCGACCAAGGCCGGCAATTACGCCGACCTCGTCGCGGTAAAGGGGAAGTTGATTTACCGCTGGCTGGGCCGCGAGGGCGCGGGCGAAAATGCGGCGATCGACTATTACGATTTTGAGAAGCGCGAAATCAAACGCATCGTGGACGGCGCGGATGATCTGGCCCTCGCGGCCAAGGGCGAGCAACTGCTGGTCCGCAAGGGCCGGGATTACTTCATCATCGAGCCCAAGGAGAATCAGTCCCTCTCCAAACGCGTCAACACCGCGGACCTCGAAACCACCATCGATCCGCGCGCCGAATGGCGGCAGCTCTTCACCGATGCCTGGCGCATCGAACGCGATTTCTTCTACGACCCCACCCTGCACGGCGTGGACTGGCAAGCCATGCGCACGCAATACGGCAAGCTCCTCGACCAGTGCGTGACGCGCTGGGACGTCAACTACGTCATCGGCGAGCTGATCGCCGAACTCAACTGCTCGCACACCTACCGGGGCGGCGGCGACGTGGAAAAGCCCGCGGAAGTGCGCGTGGGTTACCTCGGCTGCGATTTCGTGCTCACCAATGGCGCCTATCAAATCGGCAAAATCTACGACGGCGGCGCGTGGGACAGTGAAGTGCGCTCGCCGTTGTTGCGCCCCGGGCTGACCAGCGTGTCGGAGGGGGATTATTTGCTGGCCGTGAACGGCGTGCCGCTGGACCCCAAGCAGGATCCGTGGGCCGCGTTTCAAGGACTGGCGGATGAAACCGTCATGCTCACCGTGAACCATCGCCCAACGCGCGACGGCGCCACGAACGTGTTCGTCCACACGCTCGACAACGAATTGCGCCTGCGGAACCTCGCCTGGATCGAAGCCAACCGCCGGCGCGTGGACGAGGCCAGCGACGGTCAGGTGGGCTACATTTACGTGCCCGACACCGCACGCAACGGCCAGAACGAACTTGTCCGCCAATACCAGGCGCAGTTCAAAAAGCCCGGCCTGATCATCGACGAACGCTTCAACAGTGGCGGGCAGATTCCCGACCGCTTCATCGAACTGTTGGGCCGCAAGGTGGAAAACTACTGGGCCGTGCGGCACGGCCAGGACTGGCAATCCCCGGCCAACGCCCACCACGGTCCGATGGCCATGCTCATCAACGGCTGGAGCGGCTCGGGCGGCGACTGCTTCCCCTACTACTTCCGCAAGGCCGGCCTCGGCAAGCTCATCGGCACACGCACATGGGGCGGCCTCGTCGGCATCAACGGCACGCCTGGATTGATTGACAACGGCAACGTCACCGCGCCGGCCTTCGCCATCTACGACACCAAAGGCAACTGGATCATCGAAGGCGAAGGCGTGTCGCCGGACATCGAAGTCATCGACGACCCGGCAGAATTCGCCCGCGGCCGCGATCCGCAGCTCGAACGCGCGATTGCCGAAGTGCTGCGCGAACTGCGCACGAATCCGCCGGTCCAGCCGCACCGCCCGAAGTATGCGGACCGCGCAGGGAAGTGAGCCGTCCGGCGCATCGGTGCGGGGTTGAATCTGGCCGCGTCCTTTGGCAACGGCACGTGCACGCGGTTTGCCGCAGGCGCATCAAACCGCCAGCCATTTCAGGCCGAAGTGGATCCACACCGGCGTGGTGATGAAGCTGACCGCCGAGGTGCCCAGCACGATGCGCAGCGCGGTGGCGGGTTCGCCGCCGTAATGCCGGGCGAGGACGATGGGCAGCGTGGCCGCCGGCATCGCCGCTTCAATCACCAGCACGCGCTTCAATTCGGGCGCCGCAGGCAGACACCAGGCCAGCAGCAAAATCACCAGCGGCATCACCCCCAGGCGCAGAACCAGCGCCAGCGCCGCCTCACGCCAGCTCCCGCCCGCGTGCAGCTCGCCCAAATGGTCCGCGACCGTGGCGCCAATCAGCACCAGCGCCAGCGGGAACGCGCACTGCCCAAGCAGGTGGAACGTGTTCAGCAGCGCGCGCGGCAGGTGCGGGCCGACCCCGGTGAAGTTGAGGCCGACCGCCAGCAGAATCGCCACGAACGGCGCGTTGATCGCCTGCTTCCACGCGCTGCCCGCGTGGCCGCCGGTCAGCACCAGCAGCAGCACGGTCCACAGGCAAATTTCGACGCCGAGGTTGTGGAGAAACAGCACGCCCGTGGTGCGTTCATCGAACAGCAGGAGCGTGAGCGGCAGCGGCACGTAACCGTAGTTTTGCAGGCCGGTGCAAAACGCGAACGTGCGCCGCGCGGGCGCCCCGCTGAATTGCAACGCGCCGCTGGCCAGCCACGCCAGCCCCACACCGATGAGCACCGTGGCTGCGCCGGCAAGCGGCGCGAGGGTGAGATTGCGCCAGTTGGTGAAGGCGGGATTGCCCAGGGACGTGTCCAGAATCAGGCATGGCATCAGCAGGTTGATGACCACCTTGAAGAGGCTTTGGTCCGCCTGCTCGCTCAGCCAGTTGAGCCGCCGGATGACCAGTCCCGCCGCCATGATGGCGAAGACGGGAATAACCGCGTTCAAGACGGTGACGGACTCGTTCATGGCCGCAGCAAGCGCAGCAGCGCCTGCACGTTCAGCGCGGCCTTGGGCACGAACGAGGAGGGCTGGACGTATTCCTGATCCTTCGAACCGTCGGCCGTGCGCTCGGAGCAGTGGGCGTTGTCGCCCATCGGCCCCAAACCATCGAGCGTCGGCACGGCGTGACAAATGAAATTGCCGTCGCTGATGCCGCCGCGCTCCTCGCGG
The DNA window shown above is from Verrucomicrobiia bacterium and carries:
- a CDS encoding S41 family peptidase, giving the protein MNRASFPRHPLRWSPALALAGILFSLASVVPTQAAIDARMLRYPDVSATQIAFAYAGDIWVAPKNGGNAVRLSSPRGEESFPKFSPDGRTLAFSANYDGNLDIYTLPVDGGVPQRLTYHGASDRVVGWYPGGKSILFASDRASERNRYNKLFQVSATGGLPEQLPLPYGEFGAISPDGQRLAYTPISVDFRTWKRYRGGMNPDIWLFDLQTRAAKRLTDDPGNDSVPMWHDQTLYFLSDRDAHQRNNIWALDTRTGKTRQITFFTDYDVEFPSIGPKDIVFTKGDQLWLLDLATAKAHPVDITVVTDEATLKPRQENVAGYIHSAAISPNGKRIVVEARGDLFTAPKEHGVVLNLTRSSGVAERWPAWSPDGRQIAYFTDRTGEYQLALRPADGSGEETIVTQLAPGFYYRPQWSPDSKQIAFVDVTMRLSLYNVETKQVTSIDRMLWLYEGELEQFTVSWSADSRWLAYAGELENGHNAIVIYDTQEAKRHQVTSGFYDDSLPVFDPEGKYLFFRSGRTFDPLYSNLDDTWIYPNTGNLMAVPLRRDVPSPLAPRNDEEEKQPDDTKKDEAKKPDAKPASAPAAAAETKKAEAPKEPPKAGADQDKPANSMSIDFTDFERRAVQLPTKAGNYADLVAVKGKLIYRWLGREGAGENAAIDYYDFEKREIKRIVDGADDLALAAKGEQLLVRKGRDYFIIEPKENQSLSKRVNTADLETTIDPRAEWRQLFTDAWRIERDFFYDPTLHGVDWQAMRTQYGKLLDQCVTRWDVNYVIGELIAELNCSHTYRGGGDVEKPAEVRVGYLGCDFVLTNGAYQIGKIYDGGAWDSEVRSPLLRPGLTSVSEGDYLLAVNGVPLDPKQDPWAAFQGLADETVMLTVNHRPTRDGATNVFVHTLDNELRLRNLAWIEANRRRVDEASDGQVGYIYVPDTARNGQNELVRQYQAQFKKPGLIIDERFNSGGQIPDRFIELLGRKVENYWAVRHGQDWQSPANAHHGPMAMLINGWSGSGGDCFPYYFRKAGLGKLIGTRTWGGLVGINGTPGLIDNGNVTAPAFAIYDTKGNWIIEGEGVSPDIEVIDDPAEFARGRDPQLERAIAEVLRELRTNPPVQPHRPKYADRAGK
- the tcdA gene encoding tRNA cyclic N6-threonylcarbamoyladenosine(37) synthase TcdA; this encodes MHRYGVRFGGIRRLYSQDGLERLRAAHVCVIGIGGVGSWAVEALARSGLGALTLVDMDDICVSNVNRQIHALDGEIHKPKVETMAARVQAINPDCQVQAQRAFFVAGNAAQILATRFDYVLDAIDAVREKALCVSLCRDLNLPVITSGGAGGRRDPTQVRVADLSRATHDRLLQSLRKRLRTDHGFPRGEKKFGVECVYSPEPPLFPHQDGTVCATREAGGELKLDCRGGLGSATFVTGTFGFVAAARIVARIAAG
- a CDS encoding AEC family transporter; this translates as MNESVTVLNAVIPVFAIMAAGLVIRRLNWLSEQADQSLFKVVINLLMPCLILDTSLGNPAFTNWRNLTLAPLAGAATVLIGVGLAWLASGALQFSGAPARRTFAFCTGLQNYGYVPLPLTLLLFDERTTGVLFLHNLGVEICLWTVLLLVLTGGHAGSAWKQAINAPFVAILLAVGLNFTGVGPHLPRALLNTFHLLGQCAFPLALVLIGATVADHLGELHAGGSWREAALALVLRLGVMPLVILLLAWCLPAAPELKRVLVIEAAMPAATLPIVLARHYGGEPATALRIVLGTSAVSFITTPVWIHFGLKWLAV
- a CDS encoding transposase; its protein translation is MLAPRLLAAFGTQRDRYPQADNFLKYSGIAPVTEKSGQRKWVHWRWSAPRFLRQSLVEWANQSIYHSIWAGAFYARQKARGKQHHAILRSLAFKWIRILWKCWQDRTPYDEARYLQRLALKNPDLLKLTYEKSN
- a CDS encoding cation diffusion facilitator family transporter, producing MSDPKLTRYARLSIVAAVLNIVLKTAAWWITGSVGLLSDAAESGVNLIGAIMALAMLTVAARPADDEHTYGHDKAEYFSSGLEGGLILIAALGIGVAAIPRLIAPKALEQIGVGLVVSVVASILNLVVALVLLRAGRRSHSITLEANAHHLLTDVWTSVGVIVGVGAVAFTGWNWLDPVVALVVAANIVVAGVKIVRRSVFGLMDTALPADDQQAIQKVLEQHTRDHIQFHALRTRQSGARRFIELHVLVPGDWTVQRGHDLLEQIEDEIRAVVPNATVLTHLEAIDDPASWRDLGLERAPTVDGPAQPDQR
- the amrA gene encoding AmmeMemoRadiSam system protein A: MVGTHPASRLTEPERAFLLELARRTLQEQCVSGRSPDVDPTAVALSLRQPRACFVTLLKHGELRGCVGNLQPREPLYLAVMHNAAGAAFRDNRFAPVSLEEIQALHIEISILGEPVKATLRSPEDLLGQLRPGVDGVILKVRGRTATFLPQVWEKVSGPVEFMEALAHKAMLPGSAWRDPTAVVMTYQVEHFEEPAPAAGLN